In Melanotaenia boesemani isolate fMelBoe1 chromosome 7, fMelBoe1.pri, whole genome shotgun sequence, a single window of DNA contains:
- the LOC121642782 gene encoding uncharacterized protein LOC121642782 has product MNPGKYPTDRAKVAYIISLLSGPALQWADALWQQNSAVTQAYAPFTRHFQEVFGIPPGDTTTQERLFRLRQGRTPINEHVLLFRTLAAASGWNETALLTHFRMSLEPSLRLQLSSQDDTIGLEKFIQTTIQPLRAQNPCRWILYALPPLSAVDASRMVFVFTVARLAIVLTPATFGPHILGHGPPRLRVRGELHLRLPKAPPSDQMSSLPVSPQHPDHHRQKTFSTIHSLTDPTFMSWCRLPPQRGNSTSGVGSLPGRCHSRTAVVGAACPHPFLENGRNSTVGFRLLSKLFSPTTTSH; this is encoded by the exons ATGAATCCTGGCAAGTACCCAACAGATCGAGCTAAAGTAGCTTACATTATTTCCCTGCTTTCAGGACCAGCGCTTCAATGGGCGGACGCACTATGGCAGCAAAACAGCGCGGTGACGCAAGCCTACGCCCCCTTTACACGTCACTTTCAGGAGGTGTTTGGGATTCCCCCCGGGGATACCACTACACAGGAACGCTTGTTTCGCCTTCGGCAGGGACGCACCCCCATCAACGAACATGTTTTGCTGTTTCGCACCTTGGCGGCAGCCAGTGGATGGAATGAGACCGCTCTCCTCACCCATTTCCGAATGAGCCTAGAACCATCACTCCGCCTCCAACTCTCTTCCCAGGACGACACTATCGGTTTGGAGAAGTTTATTCAGACAACCATTCAG CCACTGAGGGCTCAGAACCCATGCAGGTGGATTCTGTACGCCTTACCCCCACTGAGCGCTGTCGACGCCTCACGAATGGTCTTTGTCTTTACTGTGGCCAGGCTGGCCATCGTATTGACACCTGCCACGTTCGGCCCCCACATCCTCGG TCACGGCCCTCCTCGACTCCGGGTCCGAGGGGAACTTCATCTCCGACTCCCTAAAGCACCGCCTTCAGATCAGATGTCATCGCTGCCCGTCTCCCCTCAGCATCCAGACCATCACCGGCAAAAGACTTTCTCAACGATCCATTCACTTACAGACCCCACCTTTATGTCTTGGTGTAGGTTGCCTCCACAGAGAGGAAATTCAACTTCTGGTGTTGGATCACTCCCAGGTCGATGTCATTCTCGGACGGCCGTGGTTGGAGCAGCATGCCCCCATCCTTTCCTGGAAAACGGGAGAAATTCTACAGTGGGGTTCAGACTGTTATCCAAACTGTTTTCCCCAACTACCACAAGCCACTAG